One genomic segment of Coffea arabica cultivar ET-39 chromosome 6e, Coffea Arabica ET-39 HiFi, whole genome shotgun sequence includes these proteins:
- the LOC140009397 gene encoding uncharacterized protein — MEQEQAEQQQMLLPQERKKMRAMVAVDDSEESFYALNWVLDKFFSNIVMSTLPTGTETPDHQHDHRVESNLVSLVHVMDRLPHYVFPGGYVVESATKAREQNAAKILSQASQMCKDRKVAAETLILEGDPKEMICEAVERMHEDVLVVGSRGLGQIKRAFLGSVSDYCAHHAKCPVVIAKLPHK; from the exons ATGGAGCAAGAGCAGGCTGAGCAGCAGCAGATGTTGTTGccgcaagaaagaaagaagatgaggGCGATGGTGGCGGTAGATGACAGCGAGGAGAGCTTCTACGCTCTCAATTGGGTTCTGGATAAATTTTTCAGTAACATCGTGATGAGTACGCTACCAACTGGTACTGAAACACCTGATCATCAACACGACCATCGAGTGGAGTCCAACCTCGTTTCCCTCGTCCATGTCATGGATCGCTTGCCTCACTACGTCTTCCCGGGCGGATACG TGGTCGAGTCTGCCACCAAAGCCCGGGAGCAAAATGCTGCAAAAATACTCTCACAGGCATCCCAGATGTGCAAGGACAGAAAG GTCGCTGCAGAAACCCTCATTCTTGAGGGAGATCCCAAGGAAATGATTTGTGAGGCAGTAGAACGAATGCACGAGGACGTTCTTGTTGTTGGCAGCCGCGGACTTGGTCAAATCAAGAG GGCATTCCTGGGAAGCGTTAGCGATTACTGTGCTCACCATGCCAAATGTCCTGTTGTGATTGCGAAGCTGCCCCACAAGTAG
- the LOC113693657 gene encoding uncharacterized protein, which translates to MERKAVDQTSGGTEEEAAVVVQQQPLLAGERTQIMKVMVAVDESEGSFYALKWTLNHFFNQLPAAGAVPPEEPGRESSMITIVHVQKPFQPFIYPAGPAVHATPMVVESVKRAQEENAASVLSRALLMCKDYKIKAETLILEGDPKDRICEAAEELHVDLVVVGSRGLGKIKRAFLGSVSDYCAHHVHCPVLIVKPPRDQEVHKK; encoded by the exons ATGGAAAGAAAAGCAGTTGATCAGACTAGTGGTGGAACAGAGGAGGAGGCAGCTGTAGTAGTCCAGCAGCAGCCGTTGTTGGCTGGGGAGAGAACGCAGATCATGAAAGTGATGGTGGCTGTGGACGAAAGCGAGGGGAGCTTCTATGCGCTCAAGTGGACCCTTAACCATTTCTTCAACCAGCTCCCAGCTGCAGGTGCAGTACCACCCGAGGAACCCGGCCGGGAGTCCAGCATGATAACTATCGTACACGTTCAGAAGCCCTTTCAACCCTTCATTTATCCTGCTGGACCAG CTGTCCATGCAACACCCATGGTGGTTGAGTCCGTGAAGAGAGCCCAAGAAGAAAATGCTGCTTCAGTTCTCAGTCGTGCTTTGCTAATGTGCAAGGATTACAAg ATCAAGGCAGAAACTTTGATTCTTGAGGGAGATCCGAAGGACAGGATTTGTGAAGCTGCAGAGGAACTGCATGTTGATCTTGTGGTTGTCGGTAGCCGCGGCCTTGGCAAGATAAAGAG GGCTTTCCTGGGAAGTGTTAGCGATTATTGTGCGCATCATGTGCACTGTCCGGTTCTCATTGTGAAGCCTCCAAGGGACCAGGAGGTCCATAAGAAGTAG
- the LOC140009396 gene encoding rhomboid-like protein 15 has product MQEARRRNRSMRSNIVSEAGLSTRVGQWWEGIPFVTSTVVIVCGVIYLVCLLVGYDSFAEVCFWPSAVISHFQVYRIYTSILFHGSILHVLFNMLALVPLGSELERIMGSVRLFYMIILLATSNAIFHLVLALLISHNPFRPFDYLMNECAIGFSGILFSMIVIETSLSGVQSRSVFGLFNVPAKWYAWILLVVFQLLMTNVSFLGHLCGILSGFAYTYGLFNILIPGTSIFSAIESSSWLSTCVRRPKFMLCTGGNASGYIPTHTSQNPTSSGLLSGNVWRNFSSWMPQRETSQMQSAEEDSRFPGRGRTLGSPSESNPNSSLQARLLDNSDTDNPLQTVENARGELPSDGRQLTVDGASVAVTRAQSNQGPVASDEKIQKLVAMGFERTQVEVALAASDGDLDVAVEIIMSQQG; this is encoded by the exons ATGCAAGAAGCTCGAAGAAGAAACCGCAGCATGAGATCAAACATCGTTTCAGAG GCCGGATTATCCACGAGGGTAGGGCAATGGTGGGAAGGAATTCCATTCGTCACTTCTACAGTGGTGATTGTTTGTGGGGTCATTTACTTGGTTTGTCTACTAGTTGGATATGACTCATTTGCTGAAGTATGCTTTTGGCCATCTGCAGTTATTTCACATTTTCAAG TTTACAGGATCTATACTTCAATTCTTTTCCATGGTTCTATACTTCATGTTCTGTTCAATATGTTGGCTTTGGTTCCTCTGGGATCTGAACTAGAGAGGATCATGGGGTCGGTCCGCTTGTTTTATATGATCATTTTATTGGCAACAAGCAATGCCATATTCCACCTTGTCTTAGCCTTGTTGATTTCTCATAATCCCTTCCGTCCTTTTGACTATCTTATGAATGAGTGCGCCATAGGCTTCTCAGGGATTCTCTTCTCTATGATTGTGATAGAGACCAGTTTGAGCGGAGTCCAGTCTAGAAG TGTGTTTGGGCTATTTAATGTGCCTGCTAAATG GTATGCCTGGATCTTATTGGTGGTGTTTCAGCTTCTTATGACAAAtgtctcttttcttggacatctCTGTGGCATTTTGTCTGGATTTGCAT ATACTTATGGATTATTCAACATTTTAATTCCTGGGACGTCCATTTTTTCAGCAATTGAATCATCCTCATGGCTT TCAACGTGCGTGAGAAGACCGAAGTTTATGTTGTGCACTGGTGGGAATGCTTCAGGCTACATTCCCACTCAcacaagtcaaaatccaacaTCCAG TGGATTGCTTTCTGGAAATGTTTGGAGGAACTTTTCTTCATGGATGCCACAAAGAGAGACCTCTCAG ATGCAGTCTGCAGAAGAGGATAGTAGATTTCCAGGAAGGGGAAGAACGCTTGGCTCACCATCTGAAAGCAATCCTAATTCAAGCTTACAGGCTAGACTTCTGGACAACAGCGACACAGACAATCCATTACAGACAGTAGAAAATGCTAGGGGTGAACTACCATCAGATGGAAG GCAGCTAACAGTTGATGGTGCATCAGTAGCTGTCACCAGAGCGCAGAGTAATCAG GGCCCTGTTGCATCTGATGAAAAGATACAGAAACTTGTTGCCATGGGTTTTGAAAGG ACGCAGGTAGAAGTTGCGTTGGCGGCTTCTGATGGGGATTTGGATGTAGCTGTGGAAATTATTATGAGTCAACAG GGATAA
- the LOC113693646 gene encoding uncharacterized protein isoform X2, producing MESKASHSAGHLEEPIIPQNDIIEDDDAPMLSTYAMEALKEFLAEQNHSTIQESSAEVEEEEVALVTEDWRLSQFWYDRETAETVAKEVLTLCHSFDPPSVACIACPTLYAYLKYGSEFTFYDYNWPEDIPASLNHSFPIVVADPPYLSKECLEKVTQTISFLLRPGKSFLLLLTGEVQKDNAAELLGLHPCGFRPQHSSKLGNEFRLFTNYDPGTRLGGWEQEQ from the exons ATGGAGTCCAAAGCCAGTCACTCCGCAGGTCACCTAGAAGAGCCTATTATTCCACAAAATGACATTATTGAGGATGATGATGCTCCAATGCTGAGTACCTATGCTATGGAAGCACTCAAAGAGTTCCTGGCCGAGCAGAATCACTCTACCATCCAGGAATCTTCAGCAGAGGTGGAGGAGGAAGAGGTGGCGCTGGTGACAGAAGACTGGCGGCTCAGCCAGTTCTGGTATGACAGGGAGACTGCTGAGACAGTAGCCAAAGAAGTTCTAACTCTCTGTCACTCCTTTGATCCCCCTTCGGTTGCCTGCATTGCTTGCCCCACTCTGTATGCATACCTCAAG TACGGAAGCGAATTCACATTTTACGACTACAATTGGCCTGAAGATATACCGGCATCATTGAACCATTCATTTCCAATAGTAGTTGCTGATCCTCCTTACTTG AGCAAGGAATGCTTGGAGAAAGTTACTCAAACAATTTCTTTCCTCTTGAGACCCGGAAAATCCTTTCTGCTATTACTCACTG GTGAGGTGCAGAAAGATAACGCTGCAGAGCTTCTTGGTTTACATCCTTGTGGTTTTCGACCTCAGCATTCCAGCAAACTTGGCAATGAGTTTCGATTGTTCACCAACTATGATCCTGGGACAAGACTTGGCGGGTGGGAGCAGGAGCAGTAG
- the LOC113693646 gene encoding uncharacterized protein isoform X1 — MESKASHSAGHLEEPIIPQNDIIEDDDAPMLSTYAMEALKEFLAEQNHSTIQESSAEVEEEEVALVTEDWRLSQFWYDRETAETVAKEVLTLCHSFDPPSVACIACPTLYAYLKKINSGVPAQLLEYDKRFEQYGSEFTFYDYNWPEDIPASLNHSFPIVVADPPYLSKECLEKVTQTISFLLRPGKSFLLLLTGEVQKDNAAELLGLHPCGFRPQHSSKLGNEFRLFTNYDPGTRLGGWEQEQ, encoded by the exons ATGGAGTCCAAAGCCAGTCACTCCGCAGGTCACCTAGAAGAGCCTATTATTCCACAAAATGACATTATTGAGGATGATGATGCTCCAATGCTGAGTACCTATGCTATGGAAGCACTCAAAGAGTTCCTGGCCGAGCAGAATCACTCTACCATCCAGGAATCTTCAGCAGAGGTGGAGGAGGAAGAGGTGGCGCTGGTGACAGAAGACTGGCGGCTCAGCCAGTTCTGGTATGACAGGGAGACTGCTGAGACAGTAGCCAAAGAAGTTCTAACTCTCTGTCACTCCTTTGATCCCCCTTCGGTTGCCTGCATTGCTTGCCCCACTCTGTATGCATACCTCAAG AAAATTAATTCTGGAGTACCTGCTCAACTTCTTGAGTATGACAAACGATTTGAGCAGTACGGAAGCGAATTCACATTTTACGACTACAATTGGCCTGAAGATATACCGGCATCATTGAACCATTCATTTCCAATAGTAGTTGCTGATCCTCCTTACTTG AGCAAGGAATGCTTGGAGAAAGTTACTCAAACAATTTCTTTCCTCTTGAGACCCGGAAAATCCTTTCTGCTATTACTCACTG GTGAGGTGCAGAAAGATAACGCTGCAGAGCTTCTTGGTTTACATCCTTGTGGTTTTCGACCTCAGCATTCCAGCAAACTTGGCAATGAGTTTCGATTGTTCACCAACTATGATCCTGGGACAAGACTTGGCGGGTGGGAGCAGGAGCAGTAG
- the LOC113693646 gene encoding uncharacterized protein isoform X3 — MESKASHSAGHLEEPIIPQNDIIEDDDAPMLSTYAMEALKEFLAEQNHSTIQESSAEVEEEEVALVTEDWRLSQFWYDRETAETVAKEVLTLCHSFDPPSVACIACPTLYAYLKKINSGVPAQLLEYDKRFEQYGSEFTFYDYNWPEDIPASLNHSFPIVVADPPYLSKECLEKVTQTISFLLRPGKSFLLLLTER, encoded by the exons ATGGAGTCCAAAGCCAGTCACTCCGCAGGTCACCTAGAAGAGCCTATTATTCCACAAAATGACATTATTGAGGATGATGATGCTCCAATGCTGAGTACCTATGCTATGGAAGCACTCAAAGAGTTCCTGGCCGAGCAGAATCACTCTACCATCCAGGAATCTTCAGCAGAGGTGGAGGAGGAAGAGGTGGCGCTGGTGACAGAAGACTGGCGGCTCAGCCAGTTCTGGTATGACAGGGAGACTGCTGAGACAGTAGCCAAAGAAGTTCTAACTCTCTGTCACTCCTTTGATCCCCCTTCGGTTGCCTGCATTGCTTGCCCCACTCTGTATGCATACCTCAAG AAAATTAATTCTGGAGTACCTGCTCAACTTCTTGAGTATGACAAACGATTTGAGCAGTACGGAAGCGAATTCACATTTTACGACTACAATTGGCCTGAAGATATACCGGCATCATTGAACCATTCATTTCCAATAGTAGTTGCTGATCCTCCTTACTTG AGCAAGGAATGCTTGGAGAAAGTTACTCAAACAATTTCTTTCCTCTTGAGACCCGGAAAATCCTTTCTGCTATTACTCACTG AAAGATAA